From Bacillus basilensis, a single genomic window includes:
- a CDS encoding DMT family transporter translates to MTQLSRTKTAIILTFLVFMWGINWPLSKFALHYTPPVLFAGIRTLIGGFILLLFALPKYKELHLKETWHLYVISSLLNIIIFYGLQTVGLQYMPAGLFSAIVFLQPVLLGIFSWIWLEESMYGLKIFGLVLGFIGVGVISSSSLTGHISVIGILLALGCAIGWALGTVFIKKTGHRVNAIWMVTLQLLIGGLCLVGFGSEFESWSSIAWSMPFVSVLLFISFFVIAMGWLAYFTLVGAGEASKVGAYTFLIPLIAIIVSSIFLHEAITISLFIGLLFIVVSICFVNIKPKTLAVGQRVEVK, encoded by the coding sequence GTGACACAGCTTTCTCGAACTAAGACGGCCATAATCCTTACCTTCCTCGTTTTTATGTGGGGAATCAATTGGCCTTTATCTAAGTTTGCCCTGCATTATACACCACCCGTTTTATTTGCAGGCATTCGAACTTTAATTGGAGGATTCATTTTACTCCTTTTCGCTCTACCAAAATATAAAGAATTACATTTAAAAGAAACTTGGCATTTATACGTTATTTCTTCTTTACTTAACATCATTATATTTTACGGGTTACAAACTGTTGGTCTTCAATATATGCCTGCTGGTCTATTTTCCGCCATCGTATTTCTACAACCTGTTTTACTTGGTATTTTCTCGTGGATATGGCTTGAAGAATCAATGTACGGTTTAAAAATTTTCGGGCTTGTACTCGGATTTATTGGTGTAGGAGTTATTAGCTCTAGTAGTTTAACTGGTCATATTTCTGTCATTGGAATCCTTCTTGCATTAGGATGTGCTATTGGCTGGGCACTTGGAACAGTATTTATTAAGAAAACTGGTCACCGTGTGAATGCCATTTGGATGGTAACACTTCAGCTTCTTATCGGCGGTCTTTGTTTAGTCGGATTTGGCTCAGAATTTGAAAGTTGGTCTAGTATCGCTTGGAGTATGCCATTTGTTAGTGTACTACTATTTATTTCATTCTTTGTTATTGCAATGGGGTGGCTTGCATACTTCACACTCGTTGGAGCTGGTGAAGCAAGTAAAGTTGGGGCTTATACATTTCTCATTCCTCTAATCGCTATAATTGTAAGTTCAATTTTCTTACATGAGGCCATTACTATTAGCCTATTCATCGGACTATTATTTATTGTAGTGAGTATTTGTTTTGTAAATATAAAGCCGAAAACACTTGCTGTAGGGCAGCGGGTTGAAGTGAAATAA